ATTGATCAAGCTCTTCACCGGTACAAGCGTCGCCGATACAACCAACAGTCTGACTCAAACGAACAATCACAGAGTCATCAATACACTGAACTGCAAAGATACCTGGATGATGAGCGTTAGTCTTCTTTTGTTACTTCTGCATTTATGACCTTTTCAATTGTTCTAACCATGGTGACTTTCAAGCAACTTTACCACTGGGTTCAGTCCCTGATGTCCTTGACTGGTGGCGTGATAATGCACCCCGTTTCCCAATCCTTTCTCGAATGGCCCGTGATTTCCTTGCAGTTCCAGCgagtggtgttggtgtcgaGAATCTGTTCAGTACTGCTCGGGATGTTTGCCACTATCGGCGTAACCGCCTCGCACCCGAAACAATTGAAGCAATTATGATCCAAATGTCTGCTGACCGCTTTGAACTGAAACGGGAATACATATCTGTTGAAGATGGTGACAATGATGAGCAGAACGATGTGGGATATGTGGATTTCAATGTTGAATTGGATGTCAACTATATcagtgatgaagaggatctAGGTGGatttgaggatgatgatagagATCGCTGggctgatgacgatgaggaagatggacTCAGACTACCTCCACTGCAGTCTTACCAGCGACCGTCTGCCATCCATTCACCATCCATGAACGCAGAAGCTCATTCTACGACAAGCCAGTCGGAGGTTATAAACCCACATCCTCAATCTGCAACAACCCGGCCACGTCGTGTTATCCATGAACCTGGATATTTTCAGCGCCTTGAGAACGG
The sequence above is a segment of the Aspergillus chevalieri M1 DNA, chromosome 6, nearly complete sequence genome. Coding sequences within it:
- a CDS encoding uncharacterized protein (COG:L;~EggNog:ENOG410PY1H;~InterPro:IPR012337,IPR008906;~PFAM:PF05699;~go_function: GO:0046983 - protein dimerization activity [Evidence IEA]) is translated as MARDFLAVPASGVGVENLFSTARDVCHYRRNRLAPETIEAIMIQMSADRFELKREYISVEDGDNDEQNDVGYVDFNVELDVNYISDEEDLGGFEDDDRDRWADDDEEDGLRLPPLQSYQRPSAIHSPSMNAEAHSTTSQSEVINPHPQSATTRPRRVIHEPGYFQRLENGK